ATCTCCGTCGAGCTCGCGGAGCGGGCTGCCGCGCTGCACGCCGAACACGGCGTCGGGTACGTCGCCGCGCCCGTCCTCGGCCGTCCGGAGGTGGCGGCGGCGGGTGAGCTGAACATCCTCGTCGCCGGCGAGGCGGCGCTGCTGGAGCGGGTCTCACCGCTGCTCACCGCGATGGGCCGGCGCACCTGGCACTTCGGTGACCGGCCGGTCCTGGCGAACACCGCGAAGATCAGTGCCAACTTCCTGCTGGCGTGCGCCATCGAGTCGCTCGCCGAGGCGTGCAGCCTGGCGGAGGCCAACGGGGTGCGGCCCACCGATCTGGTCGAGATGCTGGTGGGCACGCTCTTCCCCGGCCCGGTCTACTCGGGCTACGGCTCGATGGTGGCCGAACGCCGCTACGAACCGGCGGGCTTCCGCCTGCCGCTCGGTCTGAAGGACGTGAACCTCGCGCTGACGGCGGGAGCCGCCGCGAACGTCCCGCTGCCGTTCGGGAGCGTGCTGCGGGACGCCTTCCTGGACGCGCTCGCCCACGGCGACGGCGACAAGGACTGGGCCGCGGTGGCGGCGGTCTCCCGCCGCCGGGCCGGCCTGCCGGCCTGAGCCCGACGGGCGGCCCGACCCGGGGCGGCTCTTGACGGGAGCACGTCGGTCGCTGCTACCGTCCGGTGGAGGCCCCGGCCCCCGCCGCCGGTGAAAAAGCGTCCGTGTGCGGTGTGCTGAGATCCCGGTCAATGCGATGCGGCGTGATTTCGCCCTCCGGAATGGTGGCGACAAAAGCCGCTAATGGTGACCGAATTGACGGAACCGGACGCGAAAACCGGCCCGCAAGGACACAAGATGGTGACCGGCTACCGATCAGCCCGGGCGATTCGGTAATGTCCGTCGGACCTTCAGCTTCGCGGGGGCTCTCCTGTCACACGGCGGAGCCGTGCCGCGCTTCCGGGGCCACACCCGGACTTCTCCGTGAGGTTCCCTTGACGATTCGTCGTAGCTTTGCCCTCGCGGGTGCCGTCGCGCTCGCGTCCTCCGTCGTTCTGGGCAGTGCCCAGAGCGCGCTCGCCGCGGTGAGCAGCCCGTCGGCCTCCGCCTCCGCCTCCGCCTCCGCGATCGCCAAGGCCAAGGGCGACAAGGCGGCGCACGGGGAGCTCGGCCTGTCGGTGAAGGGCGTTCCGAACGAGTTCTTCGCCGGCGCCGACGCCAGCGAGTTCACTTTCAAGATCGACAATTCGACCGGCAACGACTTCGTCCTGATTCCGCTGCTCAAGTTCAAGGACGCCAAGGGAAAGCTGACCCGCGCCGACTTCACCGCGGAGTACCAGCTCCCCGGCGGCGCCTGGACCCCGGTCGTCGCCCCGCCCGGCACCGGCGCGGACGACGCGGCCCTGGTCGCGCTCGCCAAGCTGGACGACCGCGGTGAGCTGACCGACGACAGCATCCAGTACCTGAGCAAGGGCAAGAGCCTGACCATCAAGGTCCGGGTCGCCTTCGGCAAGGACGCGCCGCTCGGCAAGGCCGGCGTGGTGCCGGTCGTCTTCTCCGCCCCGATCGACGAGAAGACGCACGAGCCGGTCGGCGAGGGCGAGTTCTCCTGCGACAAGGTCAAGGGCGCGCCCTTCGTCATCCGCGCCCCGAAGCCGGCGCCGAGCCCCACGCCCACCAGGACGGGCAAGCCGAGCCCGAGCGCGAGCCCCAGCGTGACGGCCTCGCCGTCCCCGTCCGTCACCGCTTCGCCCTCGGCCACCGCTTCGCCCTCGGCCACGGCGTCCCCGTCCGCGAGCGCCACCACCAAGCCCTCCGAGACGCCGAGCGCCCCGGAGACCAGCCCGGCCGCCCCGACGAGCTCCGCGCCCGCGCCGACCGGCTCCACCGCCCCGGTGCCGACCACGAGCACCACCGACACCACCCAGGCGCCGATCGACTTCCCGGTGAACACCCCGACGGCCACCCCGCCGACCATCACGGACACCGCCGTCGCCAAGGCGAAGGCGGCCTCCGACGCGGCGCTGGCGCAGACCGGTGGCGGCAGCGACAGCACCCCGATCGCCATCGCGGGCGGCGCCGTCCTGGCCGCCGGCATCGGCACCCTCGTGGTGCTGCGTCGCCGCAAGGGCGCCCAGCACAGCTGAGTGGCCGAGATGCCGGTGCGGCCGCCGCGAGGCCAGGCCGCACCGGCGTTGCGGACGCTTGAGTGAAGCTTTGCCGAAGCTTCAAGAACCCCTCGGAGACCGGTCAACTCGCCGGTGTCCGAGGGGTTTTCCGTGCTCTGCGGGCGTCCGCGGCGGTCATCGGGCGTCCCTGGGCCTCACCTAGGATGAGCCGCCGGGAGGGACGGCGGCGGTCCGGGAAGAGGCACAGGTGCGAGCAGCGGTTTCGGGCAGGTCCACCACCGACTACGGCGCCGCGACGGGACGGGTCGCCGGTCTGCCGATCCGCAGACACCATCTGCTGCTGGTGGCCTGGACGGTGCTCTGGTTCCTGCTGGTCGAGCCCAGCGGCGGTGTCTCCTGGCACTACCTGCGCCAGGGCGAGCAACTGCTCTTCGACCAGCAGCCCGGGGGCGGGCTCTCGCTCTACGCCCACCACCCCGAACTCCAGATCGGTCCGGTCAGCCTGGCCGCCGCCCGCCTGTTCGCGCCCTTCTCCGACCGTACGGGTCAGGTGCTGGCGGAGGCGACGATGTCCGCGCTGGGCCTGGTGATGCTGGTGCTGGTCGGTCGCACCGCCGCCTGGCACTACCTGGGCACCGGCACCAACCACCGGCGACTGCAACAGCGCCTGCTGGTGGCCGGATCGGCCTTCATCCCGATGTGGGTCGAGGTCTCCGTCAGGTTCGCCCACCTGGACGACGTGCTGGCCCTGTTCTTCACCACGCTCGCCGCGCACGCGCTCAGCCGGGGCCGGGCGACCGCCGTCGCCGTCTACCTGGCGCTGGCGGTGGACTCCAAGCCCTGGGCCCTGTCGTTCCTGCCGCTCGTCCTCGCACTGCCCCGCCCGGCCTGGCGGCGGACGCTGCTGTGGCTGGGCGCCCTGGTGGCCGTCGCCTGGCTGCCGTTCTACGCCGGCACCTCCGGCTCCTTCGCCGCCGCGCGGTTCACCATCCCCAACCAGGCCGCCTCCTCGCTGCGCTGGCTCGGTGTCTCGGATCCGGCGACGCCCTGGTGGGACCGCCCCGCGCAGGCGGCGCTCGGTCTCGGCCTGGGCTGTCTGGCGGTTCTGCGCGGCCGCTGGCCGGCCGTCGTGCTGGTCGGCGCCGACGCCCGGATCCTGTTCGACCCCAGCGTCTACACCTACTACACCGCGTCGATCATGCTCGGCACGCTGCTCTGGGACGCGGTCGGGCAGAAGCGACTGGTGCCCTGGTGGAGCTGGATCGCGCTGGCCGCGCTGTACGGAGGCACCCTGCTGATCCCGTCGGACTCGGCCCGGGGGCTCGTCAGGCTCGCCTTCGTGGTGCTCTCCACCGCGTACGTGCTGCTCCGGCCGGCCAGGCAGCAGCGGCGAGGCCGGAGCCCGGACGACGGCGCGGGTGCCCGGCGGGCGGGCGAGCGGCGGGCGCGCCGGGCCGACGGCGTGGCGCCCGGGCAGCACCGGCACCGCCCCGGCCGCGTCCTGGCGGGCACCCGCGGCTGACCGCGCGCCAGGGCCCCGTCCGCCGGGCGGCCGCCGGTCAGCCCGCGATCAGCTCCCGCGCGTCGTCCGGCAGCACGGCCGTCCGGGCCGGACGGCCGAACAGGGCCGTGACCAGCGCCGACCCGGCCACCGCGCCGACCAGCTGGGCGAGGACGAAGCCGGGTACCGAGCCGGGCGCGATCCCGCCGGCGCTGTCGGTGAACATCCGTCCCAGCGTCACGGCCGGGTTCGCGAAGCCCCCCGACGAGGTGGCCCAGCAGGCCGCGCCGGTCCAGCCGCCGACCGCCGGCGGGACGAGTGCGCCGCGCCCGCCCCTGAGCAGGCCGAACACCAGCAGGATCAGTACCCCGGTGGCCACCGCCTCGGCCAGCCGGAGCGGGAGGCCGTCCCGCCGCTGCCCGGAGAGCTCCAGCACCGGGTGCTCGAACATGGCGTTCGCCAGCCCCGTCCCGGCGACCGCTCCGGCCAGCTGGGCGGCCGCGTACGCCAGCAGGCCGCGCAGTGTCGGGCCGCCGGGGTCGCGCCGCCCGCTCCACCAGGCGGCGGCCGAGACCAGCGGGTTGAAGTGTCCGCCGGAGACCGGGCCCAGGACGGTGATCAGCACCACCAGGGCCAGTGCGGAGGCCGTCGCGCCGGCCAGCAGCCGGACCCCGCCGTCCGCATTGAGCGCGGTGGCCCGGATGCCGGTGCCGACCACGACGGCCGTCAGCACGGCGGTACCGATCGCTTCGGCGGCCAGTCGGCGCGGCAGAGCAGGTGCGGTCGGGGTCATGGCCCCATGCTCGTGGGTGGTCCTCGGCGGGACAATTGGCTGCTTCGTCCAAGCGACGGCCGCTGCCCGGCCCCGCGCTCGGAGACTCGCACGGCGCCGCGCACCCGGGAGGCGCCCGGTGCCGCCCGAAACCGGGGTTGACCCTGACGCGGCGTGAGGCCGCAGGGTGGGAGCAGCACGAAGGGAGCAACCCGGATGAGCACCGACTACACGGTGGGGCAGGTCGCGAAGGTCGCCGGAGTGACCGTCCGCACCCTGCACCACTACGACGGGATCGGGCTGCTGTCCCCGGGCGGCCGTACCCCGTCCGGCTACCGCCGCTACGAGGACGCCGATCTGGACCGGCTGCAGCAGATCCTGTTCTACCGCGAGCTCGGGTTCCCCCTGGAGGAGATCGCGGCCATTCTGGACGACGGCTCGGTGAGCCCGACCGAACACCTCCGCCGGCAGCACGAGCTGCTGACGGCGCGGATCGGTCACCTCCAGGAGCTGGCCGCGGCGGTCGAACGAGCCATGGAGGCGAACACGATGGGTGTCCGGCTGACCCCCGAGGAGAAGTTCGAGATGTTCGGGAGCGACTACGACGAGAACTGGGAGGGCGAGGCGGAGCGCCGGTGGGGCGGCTCCGAGGAGTGGAAGGACGCCCAACGGCGGACCGGCGGCTACCGCAAGGCGGACTGGGAGCGGATCAAGGCCGAGGCGGACGCGATCAACGAGCGCCTCGTGCGGGCGCTCGGGGCCGGTCTGGCTGCCGACGGCGGCGAGGCGATGGATCTCGCCGAGGTCCACCGGCAGCACATCAGCGAGCACTTCTACGCCTGCGGCTACGAGATCCACCGCGGGTTGGCCGCGATGTACCTCGCCGATCCCCGCTTCACCGCCACCTACGAGAAGCTCGCCCCCGGGCTGGCCCGGTGGCTGCACGACGCGATGATCGCCAACGCCGACCGGGCGGCCCGGACCGGTCGGCCCTGAGCACCTCCGGCGCCCGTCCGCACGCCCGCCGGTCCGCACGCCCGCCGGTCCGCACGCCCGCCGGGCCGGCGCCGGCGGGCGGGGCGGTCGACGGGTTGGTCAGGCCACGCCCCGGCCGAAGGAGCGCCGGTAGGCGGTCGGCGAGCTGCGCATGGTCCGGCCGAAGTGGTGGCGGAAGGTCGCCGCGCTCTCGAAGCCGACGGCGGTGGCGATCTCCTCGACCGTGCCGGCCGGGGCTTCGAGCAGCGGGAGGCTGGCGGCGATGCGCTGGGTGATGACCCAGCGCATCGGCGTGGTGCCGTTGCGGGCGGTGAAGTGCCGTAGATAGGAGCGGTCGGACATCCGGGCGGCGCGGGCGAGCAGGGAGACCGTGAGCGGGGTGGAGAGGTGCTCCATCGCCCACCGCATGCTGCGGGCGACGCCGTCGTCCTCCTCCTCGACCGGTCCGACCGCCGCCTCGATGAACTGGGCCTGACCGCCGTCGCGGTGCGGCGGGACGACGAACCGGCGGGCGACGCTGTTGGCCACCTTGGCACCGTGGTCGCGTCGGACGATGTGCAGGCACAGGTCGATGCCGGCCGCGCTGCCGGCGCTGGTCAGCACGTCGCCGCCGTCCACGTACAGGACGTCCGGGTTGACGTCGACCAGGGGGTGGCGCCGCTGGAGCAGTTCGGCGTACCGCCAGTGGGTGGTGGCCTCCCGGCCGTCCAGCAGGCCGGCGGCGGCG
The sequence above is drawn from the Kitasatospora sp. NBC_00315 genome and encodes:
- a CDS encoding LPXTG cell wall anchor domain-containing protein; translation: MTIRRSFALAGAVALASSVVLGSAQSALAAVSSPSASASASASAIAKAKGDKAAHGELGLSVKGVPNEFFAGADASEFTFKIDNSTGNDFVLIPLLKFKDAKGKLTRADFTAEYQLPGGAWTPVVAPPGTGADDAALVALAKLDDRGELTDDSIQYLSKGKSLTIKVRVAFGKDAPLGKAGVVPVVFSAPIDEKTHEPVGEGEFSCDKVKGAPFVIRAPKPAPSPTPTRTGKPSPSASPSVTASPSPSVTASPSATASPSATASPSASATTKPSETPSAPETSPAAPTSSAPAPTGSTAPVPTTSTTDTTQAPIDFPVNTPTATPPTITDTAVAKAKAASDAALAQTGGGSDSTPIAIAGGAVLAAGIGTLVVLRRRKGAQHS
- a CDS encoding helix-turn-helix domain-containing protein, producing MAEQQQSGIPATASSGPVAVTIGRRPEPVHDVAVYAFDGMAPFELGVVVEVFALARPEVGGLLAAPWYGLKVCADRPGTALAAVGGFSLTAPHGLDELAAADTVIVTGVANAFNGEVSPALVDALRTAHERGARIVSICSGAFALAAAGLLDGREATTHWRYAELLQRRHPLVDVNPDVLYVDGGDVLTSAGSAAGIDLCLHIVRRDHGAKVANSVARRFVVPPHRDGGQAQFIEAAVGPVEEEDDGVARSMRWAMEHLSTPLTVSLLARAARMSDRSYLRHFTARNGTTPMRWVITQRIAASLPLLEAPAGTVEEIATAVGFESAATFRHHFGRTMRSSPTAYRRSFGRGVA
- a CDS encoding NAD(P)-dependent oxidoreductase, which codes for MSGMSVGFVGLGAMGRGMAGSLVRAGHRVRVWNRSPEPVRELVAGGATAADGPADVFACDVVVSMLANDDAVEGLLLDPELLAAARASVHVNMATISVELAERAAALHAEHGVGYVAAPVLGRPEVAAAGELNILVAGEAALLERVSPLLTAMGRRTWHFGDRPVLANTAKISANFLLACAIESLAEACSLAEANGVRPTDLVEMLVGTLFPGPVYSGYGSMVAERRYEPAGFRLPLGLKDVNLALTAGAAANVPLPFGSVLRDAFLDALAHGDGDKDWAAVAAVSRRRAGLPA
- a CDS encoding MerR family transcriptional regulator gives rise to the protein MSTDYTVGQVAKVAGVTVRTLHHYDGIGLLSPGGRTPSGYRRYEDADLDRLQQILFYRELGFPLEEIAAILDDGSVSPTEHLRRQHELLTARIGHLQELAAAVERAMEANTMGVRLTPEEKFEMFGSDYDENWEGEAERRWGGSEEWKDAQRRTGGYRKADWERIKAEADAINERLVRALGAGLAADGGEAMDLAEVHRQHISEHFYACGYEIHRGLAAMYLADPRFTATYEKLAPGLARWLHDAMIANADRAARTGRP
- a CDS encoding aquaporin, whose product is MTPTAPALPRRLAAEAIGTAVLTAVVVGTGIRATALNADGGVRLLAGATASALALVVLITVLGPVSGGHFNPLVSAAAWWSGRRDPGGPTLRGLLAYAAAQLAGAVAGTGLANAMFEHPVLELSGQRRDGLPLRLAEAVATGVLILLVFGLLRGGRGALVPPAVGGWTGAACWATSSGGFANPAVTLGRMFTDSAGGIAPGSVPGFVLAQLVGAVAGSALVTALFGRPARTAVLPDDARELIAG